In the Sedimentisphaera cyanobacteriorum genome, CCCCTGCCACCACAGCATAACAGAGAATATAACGGAAAATAGCACACCTGTAACGGCTGAGAAAATGCAGCCTCCCACCATACCTTCCCATGTTTTTTTGGGGCTTACAAGAGGGGCAAATTTTGTATGGCCGAAGATTTTGCCGAAGGTGTACGCCCCTACATCACACATTTTCACCACAGCAACAAACAGAATCAGTGCGGAAATGCTGTGTTCCACTCGTATTGCAAGGAAGAATGAGCTGAAAAATCCCCAGTACATCACTGTGAATACGGTGGCTCCGCAATTCAGGATTGTACCTTCGTTCGTTTTTGCTCTGCCTTGGGCGATAAATGAGAGCAGGACTGCAGAAAGTACTGCGGCAAACATAATTATAAGATGCAGATAAGCCTGTGAGATTTCGAAAGCAAATCCGAACTGCTTGAGAAAATAGCTGAGGCAGAAAAGTGAAGCCCCGATATATGATGCAAGGGGGAATACCCTCGCCCCCTTGCCTTTTACCAATTTTGAGAATTCATTAACAGCAGACAGCATCATTGCCTCTGCGATAAATGCCCATATAAACCCCTGCACCTGCTCCCCGCTGCCGGTACGCCAAATCAGCACGCTGTCCAGCCAGCAGAGGAGTGTGGCTGAGGCGGCCATTATTATACCGAAAAAGATGCGCTGCTTTACCATACTCGCCTTCTTAGAATCTCCCGCCTAAAAGGCAGGGCTGTATAATAGTTCATCTTAAGCTTCTTAGAAATCCATAGCCTCTGCTATCTGCACGGCGTTCAAGGCTGCTCCTTTGCGAATCTGATCGCCGCAGACCCAGAGATTGATTCCTCTTCCGTCCGGGATGGATTCATCTTGGCGGATTCTGCCCACGTAGATGTCGTCTTTGCCGTCTGCGTCTATGGCAGGCATAGGGAAGCGGTTTTTATCGCGGTCGTCGATTACGATAACGCCCGGGGAATCCTCAAGCACCTCACGAACCCAAGCGGGATCTGCCGGCTTTTCGAATTCGAGATTGATGCTCTCGCTATGCGCCCGCATTACCGGCACGCGAACGCATGTGCAGGTAATTGCGATCTGCGAATCATCGAAGATTTTTCTGGTTTCGTTTACCATCTTCATCTCTTCTTCGTTGTAGCCGTTTTCGCCGATCTTGGAATCATGGCAGAAAACATTAAAGGCAGCCTGATACGGAAGCGCCTCGCATACCGGCTCCCTGCCTTCGAGTATATCTGCGCTTTGCTTTTTGAGCTCATTCATCGCAGCTATTCCCGCCCCGCTGGCGGCCTGATAGGTGCTTATAACCATACGCTTAACGCTGTTCTGCTTATGCAGCGGCCATACCGGCACGAGGGCAATGATCGTAGAGCAGTTTGGG is a window encoding:
- a CDS encoding aspartate-semialdehyde dehydrogenase, whose amino-acid sequence is MSRNIAIAGVTGVVGQEFLRLIEERNFKFDSLKMLASSRSAGKKIAFMGEEYTIEELTENSFKGVDVALFSAGGSQSKKFADAVVQSGAVMIDNSSAFRMDPAAPLVVPEVNPEAIKANKGIIANPNCSTIIALVPVWPLHKQNSVKRMVISTYQAASGAGIAAMNELKKQSADILEGREPVCEALPYQAAFNVFCHDSKIGENGYNEEEMKMVNETRKIFDDSQIAITCTCVRVPVMRAHSESINLEFEKPADPAWVREVLEDSPGVIVIDDRDKNRFPMPAIDADGKDDIYVGRIRQDESIPDGRGINLWVCGDQIRKGAALNAVQIAEAMDF
- a CDS encoding phosphatidate cytidylyltransferase — translated: MVKQRIFFGIIMAASATLLCWLDSVLIWRTGSGEQVQGFIWAFIAEAMMLSAVNEFSKLVKGKGARVFPLASYIGASLFCLSYFLKQFGFAFEISQAYLHLIIMFAAVLSAVLLSFIAQGRAKTNEGTILNCGATVFTVMYWGFFSSFFLAIRVEHSISALILFVAVVKMCDVGAYTFGKIFGHTKFAPLVSPKKTWEGMVGGCIFSAVTGVLFSVIFSVMLWWQGAIFGIIFAFAGQLGDLAESMLKRDAGIKDSGDKLPGFGGVLDIVDSLVFTAPFAYLFFNIVG